gctagtattcaaaatctataaagaacttatctcACTCAACacccaacaaataaaaaatctactcaagaaatgggcagaagacatgaacaggcatttctccaaagaagacacaaatggccaacagacacatgaaaaatgctcaacatcactcggcatcagggaaatacaaatcaaaaccacagtgagataccacctcataccagtcagaatggctaaaattaacaactcaagaaacaaaagatgttggctaggatgtggagaaaggggaaccctcttatactattggtgggaatgtaaactggtgcagccactctggaaaacagtatggaggttcctcgaaaagttagAAGTAGAACTTTCTTaggacccagcaatcgcactagtaggtatttatccaaaggatacaaacatagtgattcgaaggggcgcATGCACctcaatatttatagcagcaatgtccacaatagccaaaatatagaaagagcccaagatgtccatcaacagatgaatggataaacaagatgtggtatgtatttacagtggaatattactcaaccatcaaaaagaatgaaatcttgccatttgcaatgacctggatagaattagagggtattatgctaagtgaaataagtcagtcagaggaagataAAGGATAGgatttcgctcatatgtggattttaagaaacaagacagatgaacagaggggaagggaaggaaaaataaaataagatgaaaattgagggcgcctgggtggctcagttggttaagcatctgcctctggctcaggtcatgatcccaggatcctgggatcgagtcctgcatcagggtccctgctcagtggggagcctgcctctccctctccttctgcccctcccccctgctcgttctctctctctccttctctctcttgctttctctctcaaataaataaaatcttaaaaaaaaaaaaagaaaaaattgagagggaggcaaaccataagacattgaactctaggaaacaaagtgagggttgctggaggggaagtgggtgggggatggagtaactgggtgatgggcattaaggatggcacttgATGTAATtagactgggtgttatatgcaactgatgaatcactaaattctacctctgaaactaatagaaacaaacaaacaaaaaaaaacatacagatcAACAAGGAAAGCAAATAAATCAATCCATAACTCATAGCCGCAGTCTAGTGAGGAAATAGCGAATGCTACAAATTTCAAGCAATCTgtgagcaaagaaataaaacactcaaATCCAGCAGATTCGGATTAGTACTGTTGGAGTCCCTAGAGATTCAGGGTGAAAATTCATAAGGGAAAACCTCACTGAAATGGAGTTGGGAGGCCACcagggggagctctcacaccATACTAATCGTCctcaattgcagacccaacaggaCATGTTCCTTGCAAATGGATCACACCTTACTTAGCTACTTAGTACTTTGTGGTTACAGCAAGAGACAGGAAGgttttcctcctcccctggcaATAGTCCAGCCAATAAGAGACTATCACAACTCAGGCAATAAAAAGCCCATTTTACTTGGAACTCCCAATTAATTCCCATTTTCCTCTATAAAGGAGTATTTCTCTCCTTTGAtctctggacttgcctatggttctGCCAAAGCTAGTTTGccctgaattgcaattctctgctattcccaaattaacccatttttgctggtaaaatagctgacggttttatttttaaggttaacagcaGAGACATACACAAACAGACTGCAGATACTGCATGGAAATGAGGAGATAGGAGCAGAAGGCTTAGCATAGAACACAGGTAAAATCACCCTCACAAAATGAAAGTCTGAAAATGAATGGAGGAATACCCAGGGCAAAGCTGACACCTGGTAGATGAGATCTCTGGTTCCTGAAAAAGTGTAAGGAAGGGATTGGAAAGTAGGAGGGATGCAAACAGGCAGACATGGGAAGACACCACTTCTTAGGGAATGCATGGTGGTGTGGAAAGGGAAGGTCCTTTGGAGACTTAGTGGCAACGGGCAAGAATGAAGCAAGAGGAGATATCAGTGGGTCTTTAGGGCCCAAACACTTCATTGCATAGGTTACTCATTTCCAGAAGAAATGGTCTGATTGGGCCCATTCTCATTTATACCATTTGCATTTGATGATGGACTGACTCTATGCACATCCCATTTTAAGATTTCATAGGTCAGATAACTCCTAATTTCTGATGGAAAATTCTAGTTGTAGAGTGACTCGATGTCCCATGGTCAGGCATGCAGTCTTTTACCAGGGTCCACTAGCAAGTAGAGAGCTGCTTCTCAAATGGAAAGCACCCATCAACAGAAGAGGACaaggcctggggcgcctgggtggctcagttggttaagcgactgccttcggctcaggtcatgatcctggagtcccgggatcgagtcctgcatcaggctcccttctcagcagggaatctgcttctccctctgaccctccccacttttgtgctctctctctctctctctcattctctctctctcaaataaataaataaaatcttaaaaaaaaaaaaaaaagaagaggacaaGGCCTGACCTCAATAATCCAAGTGTGTGTTCTGTGATTCTTCTACTTGGACATGCAATGGTTCTATCAGCATCCTAATCTACCACagacacatttaataaaatgcatatgCTAGGTGCTAAGACCCAGCTGGCAGGCAACTTTCAACACATCCTGGGCTTACTGCAGAATCTTTTTGTAATCTAAGTCTCACTCAAAACTAGCAGCCTTCCATTCCCCAAGGAAATAGATGAAAGGAGAATGCCCAAAAGTGGCCGATATTATCCGCAAAATCCAAAGAGGCCCACCACACGGTGTGTCTTTCTAAACGGTAAGCAATACAAGGTGCAGAAACTTGTCTCCTGTCTCAAAAGACTGtccccaaactgtggaaagagccaagatgtccatcaacagatgaatggataaagaagatgtggtatatatatacaatggaatattatgcagccatcaaaaggaatgagatcttgccatttgcaacgacgtggatggaattggagggtattatgctgagcgaaataagtcaaacagagaaagacatgtatcatatgacctcactgatatgaggaattcttaatctcaggaaacaaactgagggttgctggagtggggggtggggtgggagggatggggtgactgggtgatggacactggggagggtatgtgctctggtaagtgctgtgaattgtgcaagactgttgaatctcagatctgtacctctgaaacaaataatgcaatatatgttaagaaagaaaaaaagaagaagaagaatgtagcaggaggggaagaatgaagggggggaaatcggagggggagaagaaccatgagagacaatggactctgaaaaacaaactgagggttctagaggggaggggggtgggaggatgggttagcctggtgatgggtattgaggagggcacgttctgcatggagcactgggtgttatgcacaaacaatgaatcatggaacactatatctaaaactaatgatgtaatgtatggggattaacataacaataaaaaaaattaaaaaaaaaaaaaactgtccccATCAGCCCCAGGCCACTAGATCTCTGGAAATTCACCAATATGGAAAGTCTGGGATATCATCAGGTGTATCTCCTACACTCTGGCATGCACATGGTAAAGCACTTAGGATACCTACTATTTCCCCATGGCCAGTTGGCACAATGTAAATGACCTGAAAGAGCAGCATGATGTCCTGTGGGATATTCAGTGATCAAAGTCTCTTCAAGCTCTATTATGTCACAGGGCCGAGGAGATGACTTCATCCTGAATAAGAGAGTGAAGTTGTGTGCTGAGTCTCTACATGTGAGAGAGCTACTTCTGATGATCAGGAAGAGGGATTGAGAAGAGAGAATTTGCTAGGAGCATGGttggagcaggagaggagaacAATTACTGCAGAAACCCGACAACGGTGAGGCCGTGTGCTTGTCACAGACAGACCAGCCTGATCAACGAATATCTGCAGGCTGGGACTTGGCTTTTTGGACACCCAAGTCATGGCAGAATTAACCTttgctccctcctctgcctccatGAGAGTCAAGGCCTTGCAGGGGTCCCGTCTCCTCCTCTCGACCTACCATAGGGGCACACAGCTCTTCCATAGGACAGAACATGGAGTGCTGGCCAGGCAAGCACTCCTCCAGTCAAAGCATTCTAGGTGTAGCCTCTGAGTCCACTGGGGCAGGGTAGAGTGAGTGTCCAGAGAGCTCTGTGGAACACAGCCAGGACACCAGTTATCACGATGGAGAAGACCAGCTGCTTCCAGTAGAATTCATGGTCCGAGGTGCTCATGCCAGTGGTAAGGAATAGGTCAGCCGGCAGCATGGTGTACCCACATGGTAGGGAGCACTGGTTGTAGAAGTGGAAGGTCACTCCCTGTGTGGGCCCTGGCAGGTAACCTTGCCTTGTCTCTTAATAGTCTCTCCCAGGGTGTTTGGAGCATGGCCAAGCACTGGGAAGATGCTTGCAGAGTCAGGCTATGTGAGGAAGCACCAAGTCAGAGCTCCTGCAGAGCATGCTCTCACCGCCCACCTGTGTCTGATGATGTCTGTGCTACTGGTTGATCATAATCTCTTTCCTAAGGTCTCCTGGTCCAAGGGCTGCTTGATCATGATCTCTTTCGTAAGGTCTCCTGGTCCAAGGGCAGGTCCGAGGAGAGGTGGAGAAGCTCCTCTGATACCAGGAGCCCTGGGATGCTTCTGAGGTGGGCCAGAGGCTCTGGCCTGAGAGAGGCGGGTTTCCTCCTCTGGACAAGCCTTCACTGATGCCCAGCAGGAAACACTGGACTGGAGTGTGATACTGCACACCTACCTCCGGCAAggcccacctgcctgcctgctaGGGTTCTTCCCACTTGACTCCATGTCCCCACTGGGCACATGTGACCTAGTCCCTGGATTTAGCCCCAGGACCACCTCAGAGCAGCTGTGCTTGCACAGAGTGGTCCGGAGTCTGTCCCTCAGTGATTAAGGTCCACCGATTCTCCCTGAGACCATGGGCAACACCCATAGCCACCCTTAGTAGCCAATTAATCCTTAGTAGCATCACCTTTAGTCACCTGTTGCCCATCATGTGGTTTCTCCCTGGATTAGAAAAGGGACAGAATGAGACCCTATGGAGGGGGCTTGGGGAAAGGTGGGGACTATTCAGTTGAGGGAAGGCCCTGGAGTCTCAGGTCCTGGCACCTCGTTCCAGGCCCCATCCCAAGAGTGGCCATATTGATGGTGGATGGGGTGGGAGATGTTAGTGTGGACACTCACTTCCATGCACATGGTCTCCCCATAATGGAGGAGCTGTGAGCAAACAGGAGGTCCAGACAAACATCGTCCTCTAGCCACATCATGACCACTCACTCTCTTTTGCCTCGAGCATGTGCCTTAACTTCCCTCGGATTGGTTTTCTTCATTGTAAAAGGACAGTTATCTGAACCTCACAAGGAGAATGGGGagaacggggtgggggtgggtcaaATTTAAGAAGAAGCCTCCCTGGGGACCTCCTACTCTGTGGCCAGGGTCTAGCCTCCACCTGCCTCATGTTTAACTTGGCCCTTCTGACCCCAGGCTGAGGAATGTTCTGGTTAGCATTGGAGATACCATACACGAGCAGTTTCTCCCTGGGAGTACTGGTTCAGTGAGCAGATCAACAAtgaggctgggccctggggacctGGCAGGGTGCGGGGGCCAACAGGAGAGAGAATAGAGAAGAATGACAAGGGGAGAGAGATCGGAGACCTGGACCACGAGAGGGGGCCACTTTAGGGTCTGCACTGGGTCTTCGATGATCACAAGCACTGGGACTAAAATGAGCAGGTCTGTGGACAGTTGTTCTGGTTTATTTGACAGGAACAAGCAGTTCAGACGGGGGAGGGTGCATTCCTGTTGGCATCCTGGTGCCCGGGATCTGAGATCCTCCTGATTTGTTCTGAAAAAAGGGTTGGGGGAACAGGAGGCACAGCCCAACCCCCTCACCCACTCACTGGAGGCTCATGCAAACATTCCCACAGTAGGTTGAACAGCATATGGTATTTTCTCGTGGACAATCTAGAAAATACGAACAATGACTGCTGCAAAGATCCACGCTGGGCTTCTTCTCACAGGCTTTTAGATCtaaaaggagcaggaacagggtCAGTGCAACCAGATCCCTTGAGAGCTCTCCTTTCAAATCCTCCCTCAAAGACTCCAGAACCCAGGTCCTACTCATGATGCTCTTGAACTTTCAGAGAACTCACTCTCTGCCCTTCACTCAATCCTAGTGATTGGTAGTATCTTAAATCTTATATCCCTCCATTTCCCCCCAACAGATCTCAATACTTGGCCTTCCTGGGCCCTCTGCATTCTCTGCAGCCAGGACCCTGTCTCCCATGTTAGTCATGGCCTTGATGAAGTCCCCCCCCATCACCATAGAATCTACACTCTGAGAACTCAGCAGAGACTGAGACATCCTGCAGATCCTCCCCACTCTCCAGAATTTGCAGGGTCCAGAGAGGAAGATGACTTCCcactctgccccctctctccgGTCACGGTCACTTTCTCCAGGGCCCTTGCTTCTTCCGAGAAAATACCACTTGCACTATTTCCCTTCCACTGCCACCATCCTGGTCCCTCCGATGATAATTTTGACTTGACCCTGTACACCCCAAAACTTGCTTTCCCATGGTCCTTTCATTCTACACCTACTCCCACCAACATTTCTGGATATAACGTGTCACACATGTGCAGAAATCTAAGAATAGTTGTTTGGTTTCCCCATGTGATTCTCAGCCCGTGATGTACCTTTCACTACTCTATGTACCGTTTATGTCTGGGTATTTGGAATGGAGAATCAAAAGACGTAGGTTCCCCCAGCACCCCCATCACTGTTCCCAGGGCTGCGTAAAGGGGCCAGAGGGCCATGGTTTGGGAGGACCCAGAGTCTTCATAGTGCTGTGGCCTGAGCAGGATGTGCTGAAAGGTTCCAATTCTCAGGTCCTCCTCAGAAAGGACACAGCCCTTCctggcccccttcccctccctgtacCCTAGTCCATCACCTACTCCGCATCATCTTCAGTTTCCGGTACCCTCCCTGGGCCTGCAGCAGCACACAGAGGAGCAGGATGAGCAGCAGAGCCTGGGTTGGCATGACTCTGGGCAGAGTGGAGAGCGCTCAGTCTGGCACAGACTTCCCTGGAGAGCTGGGTGGTTATCCTGGGctcctccctgcttccactgGCCAAACAAGGAGCCCTGTTTCCGCCCCTTTGCCTGCCCTTACCACAGCCTGTTCTCTGTGGGACTTGGGCTTCTGCAGAGGATTCCTGCTCTCACATGACTAACCCCCTCCTTTGCAAACAGAATTTCTCCCTGaaagatatatttctatattctaattacaaaataatttacagaaaagaagaaaacattatttttgtagGAAGATATATAAACAACCTCAgctcatcaatggatgaatataGATGAAGAAGATacagtgttatatatatatatgtttttcagctctaagaaggaaggaaatcctgccatttttgaCAACTTGGATAAAACTTGAGGCATTGtgataagtaaaatgtcagacaaaaaaggacaaatattgtatgatatcaCCTccttatggaaattaaaaatgctgaaCTGTTAGAAACAGggagtagaatgatggttaccaTTGGCTGGAGATTGGGGAATGGGGAAATGTTGgcaaagggtataaacttccaaTTGTAAGATGAACCGATTCTGGCTATctaacatacagcataatatttATCGGTAACAACACTTACATTCAAtctacttgaaagttgctaagagagggcgcctgggtgtctcagttggttaagcgtctgcctttgggtcaggtcatgattctggagttccgggatcaagccccatgttgggctccccactcactggggagtctgcttctccctctccctctgcccccccccgctccttctctctctctctctcgctcactctttctctctcaaataagtaaatcttaaaaaaaaaaaagttgctaagagagtaaatcttatgtgttctcaccacaaataagaaatgataattatgtgatgtgacaGAGGTGTtagatcattttgcaatatgtaagcATTTCAAACCAACATATTGTACACcttatgtcagttatatcttaataagataataatagaaaacaatatattacataatttatatataattagatatatTACACACATGTACTTTCCCAgcttgaaaaaaatctgaaatatatcaagtatatcttaataaagctggaaaatatatatactaacatgtattttccagatttattaatatatattaattataattaattaatataatataatatgctATCTAGAGAGAGACTAGAGGAGGACATGGGAAGAATAGGGGCACACTGTAAGTATCTTAGAGTTcagacagaagaggaaattcaTCAGCCAAGAGCTCAGGGCAGGTTCTCCAGGAAGAGGTGGTCATTGAACATAAATATTGTGGAGAAATATTGTAGGCTCTCAGAAGCAAAGTTGACTTTCCcctaagaagagaaaaaggggaaacCTGGGGATACTTGACTCCCAATAGTCATTGAACCTGGGAAGAAGATGGTAGTGAAGAGTTGAACCCTATTCTGATGTTCTAAACTCCTAATACAGTCTCCTTCAGTACACaggtatagtttatttttaaaatctgcaatacgatggactctgaaaaacaaactgagggttctagaggggaggggggtgggaggatgggttagcctggtgaggggtattaaagagggcgcgttctgcatggagcactgggttttatacgcaaataatgaatcatggaacactacatcaaaaactaatgatgtaatgtatggtgattaacataacataataataaaaaaaaatctgcaataCTTGTACTTATAGTTGCAGTGATATGTAATAAAACTCACTAATAGAACGaaagggcatgatcccagggtcctgggatcgagccctgcatcaggctccctgctcagtggggagcctgcttctccctctcccactccccctgcttgtgttccctctttcgctgtctctctccctgtcaaataaaaaaaaaaaaaagaatgaaggggtaaaaatcacatgatcatctcaactgaAACAGAAAAGGCATTTTACAAAACGCACCACATTCacaaaactaggaatagaaggaacttCCTCATAGATACCATGATTAAAGGTATCTATGAAAAATACACAACTatcatcatattcaatggtgaaagagTGAAAGCTTTCCTCCCCAGATCAGGAATAAGATGAAAATTCAGCTTTCATTACTGTTAGTCAATATTGTACTGGAAGTTTTAGCCaaagcaattaagcaagaaaaaaagccatctaagttggaaaggaagaaataaaactctgtctatttgcaaatgacatgatcctACATAGAGAAATTGGGGAAgaatccacacacaaaaaattagtagaactaataaattcagcaaagttgcaaagtacaaaaataagacacaaatatcaactgtgtttct
Above is a window of Halichoerus grypus chromosome 10, mHalGry1.hap1.1, whole genome shotgun sequence DNA encoding:
- the WFDC10B gene encoding protein WFDC10B, translated to MPTQALLLILLLCVLLQAQGGYRKLKMMRNLKACEKKPSVDLCSSHCSYFLDCPRENTICCSTYCGNVCMSLQLLEICSIRYFLTRLRL